From the genome of Halictus rubicundus isolate RS-2024b chromosome 2, iyHalRubi1_principal, whole genome shotgun sequence, one region includes:
- the LOC143363626 gene encoding uncharacterized protein LOC143363626 isoform X2 has product MEREQRKLFRSLGVSMSDQLPKVVCEECAYKLDQLFDFREKCLHTEGMFMEMLKAIAKEEVVRITKHDLDEVEEMNRIQRDIDRIQSNMDNVQNPQETTETTIHTMQVMDEMDLAGGEQVVTQDQIGQQDASIEVTGIDCLDGDTVRMVNEHIQEVSNHQIAVHLEGDMTVVGNLTVSDHLGQLGINYVTSITPEDQNRGQIVHYCENVKFESVPIKEEYHRLQERLNAEGSTNVLENNTSHSDFPPTRSEADSDIEEARVVETETSMHTTTQTETLASTSQVTTGSSEILVEYTKDAKNSLLESTLNNPTIDETGSHWYVCPFCNEAILESSNMVTHFEQYFVCCSCGLNYTNIDALNVHKETCDTHKSKTLSSEVQDKELELSPSQNGVNTNEKKQAPVRQRWTPKVCTHCGKQYRTNYKLQEHMRKHTGEKPFQCVTCEKAFRSKIGLAQHTATHTGQFDYNCSTCGKGFQSKSYLVLHQRVHSDLKPFPCNTCGQHFKTKQSLLDHQNRHLGVKPYVCEICGRGFITKGLCKSHQKIHSGMDNRQYPCVVCNKMFVSKSYLNTHLRIHTGEKPYLCEVCGKGFLTRVDLKIHSTMHTGEKSFKCDMCGKVFARRAALRCHRRLHTGERPYRCDICGKTFTQFTPMAIHKRLHTGERPYECDACGKTFVSRSTMMCHKKKHHATVQTMKKEEPVPRQNEVKNVLPAEIVLRDSQEGIQITAD; this is encoded by the exons ATGGAAAGAGAACAGCGTAAGCTGTTTCGTTCGTTAGGG GTGTCTATGAGCGATCAGTTGCCGAAAGTGGTCTGTGAGGAGTGCGCTTATAAATTGGACCAGTTGTTTGATTTTCGTGAGAAATGCTTACATACAGAAGGGATGTTTATGGAAATGTTAAAGGCAATTGCTAAAGAAGAAGTTGTTCGCATAACAAAGCATGACTTGGATGAAGTTGAAGAAATGAACAGAATTCAGAGGGACATAGATAGAATACAAAGTAATATGGATAACGTACAAAATCCTCAAGAGACAACAGAAACTACTATACACACGATGCAAGTTATGGATGAAATGGACTTAGCAGGTGGTGAACAAGTTGTTACGCAAGATCAAATAGGACAACAGGATGCCAGTATCGAGGTTACAGGTATCGACTGTTTAGATGGAGATACAGTCAGAATGGTCAACGAACACATACAAGAA GTTTCCAATCATCAAATAGCTGTACATCTAGAAGGAGATATGACTGTAGTCGGAAATTTAACAGTGAGCGATCATTTGGGTCAATTAGGAATAAATTATGTGACTTCAATAACTCCGGAAGATCAAAATAGAGGGCAAATAGTACATTATTGCGAAAATGTAAAATTCGAGTCTGTACCAATAAAGGAAGAATATCATAGATTGCAAGAAAGATTAAATGCGGAAGGATCTACAAATGTACTGGAAAATAAT ACATCGCACAGTGATTTTCCTCCAACTCGCTCAGAAGCTGATAGCGATATAGAAGAGGCACGTGTTGTGGAGACTGAAACTTCTATGCATACAACTACTCAAACAGAGACTTTAGCATCAACAAGTCAAGTAACAACTGGAAGCTCAGAAATATTAGTGGAATATACAAAAGACGCAAAAAATTCATTGTTAGAATCTACATTAAATAATCCAACGATCGATGAAACAGGTTCTCATTGGTATGTGTGTCCATTTTGTAACGAAGCTATTTTAGAGTCAAGTAATATGGTAACACATTTTGAGCAGTACTTTGTTTGCTGCTCGTGTGGTTTAAATTATACGAACATAGATGCGTTGAATGTACATAAAGAAACTTGTGATACACATAAAAGTAAAACACTCAGTAGTGAAGTACAAGACAAAGAATTAGAATTGTCACCATCTCAAAATGGTGTGAACACAAATGAAAAGAAGCAAGCGCCAGTAAGACAAAGATGGACACCAAAAGTTTGTACCCACTGTGGGAAACAGTATAGGACAAATTACAAATTGCAAGAGCATATGCGAAAACATACCGGTGAAAAGCCTTTTCAATGTGTGACTTGTGAAAAAGCATTTAGAAGTAAGATAGGGCTTGCGCAACACACAGCTACTCATACGGGACAATTTGATTACAATTGTTCTACATGTGGCAAAGGTTTCCAGTCAAAAAGCTATCTTGTTCTTCACCAAAGAGTACATTCAGACTTGAAGCCGTTTCCATGCAATACGTGTGGCCAACATTTCAAAACGAAACAATCTCTATTGGACCACCAAAACAGACATCTCGGTGTTAAACCGTATGTGTGTGAAATTTGTGGTAGAGGTTTCATAACTAAAGGACTTTGTAAAAGTCATCAAAAAATACATTCGGGTATGGATAACCGACAATATCCGTGTGTGGTATGCAATAAGATGTTCGTTAGTAAAAGTTATCTTAACACACATCTTCGCATTCATACTGGCGAGAAACCATACTTGTGTGAGGTTTGTGGAAAAGGATTTTTAACGCGAGTTGACCTCAAAATCCATTCGACAATGCATACCGGGGAAAAAAGCTTTAAATGTGATATGTGTGGAAAGGTGTTTGCTAGAAGGGCCGCATTACGATGTCACAGAAGATTGCACACGGGAGAACGACCCTACAGGTGCGATATCTGTGGCAAAACGTTTACACAGTTTACTCCGATGGCTATTCACAAGAGACTGCATACCGGAGAGCGACCGTACGAATGTGACGCGTGTGGTAAAACGTTTGTATCCAGATCAACCATGATGTGTCACAAGAAGAAACATCATGCCACTGTGCAAACTATGAAAAAAGAAGAACCAGTTCCTCGTCAGAATGAAGTGAAAAATGTGTTACCAGCTGAAATTGTGCTTCGAGATTCGCAAGAGGGAATTCAGATTACTGCTgattga
- the LOC143363626 gene encoding uncharacterized protein LOC143363626 isoform X1 — protein MAVVEEFDYLCRLCATKTGILMGLPIFEAGDQMRNIDKKIAACLPVQVSMSDQLPKVVCEECAYKLDQLFDFREKCLHTEGMFMEMLKAIAKEEVVRITKHDLDEVEEMNRIQRDIDRIQSNMDNVQNPQETTETTIHTMQVMDEMDLAGGEQVVTQDQIGQQDASIEVTGIDCLDGDTVRMVNEHIQEVSNHQIAVHLEGDMTVVGNLTVSDHLGQLGINYVTSITPEDQNRGQIVHYCENVKFESVPIKEEYHRLQERLNAEGSTNVLENNTSHSDFPPTRSEADSDIEEARVVETETSMHTTTQTETLASTSQVTTGSSEILVEYTKDAKNSLLESTLNNPTIDETGSHWYVCPFCNEAILESSNMVTHFEQYFVCCSCGLNYTNIDALNVHKETCDTHKSKTLSSEVQDKELELSPSQNGVNTNEKKQAPVRQRWTPKVCTHCGKQYRTNYKLQEHMRKHTGEKPFQCVTCEKAFRSKIGLAQHTATHTGQFDYNCSTCGKGFQSKSYLVLHQRVHSDLKPFPCNTCGQHFKTKQSLLDHQNRHLGVKPYVCEICGRGFITKGLCKSHQKIHSGMDNRQYPCVVCNKMFVSKSYLNTHLRIHTGEKPYLCEVCGKGFLTRVDLKIHSTMHTGEKSFKCDMCGKVFARRAALRCHRRLHTGERPYRCDICGKTFTQFTPMAIHKRLHTGERPYECDACGKTFVSRSTMMCHKKKHHATVQTMKKEEPVPRQNEVKNVLPAEIVLRDSQEGIQITAD, from the exons ATGGCGGTCGTCGAGGAATTTGATTATTTGTGTCGTTTATGCGCGACCAAGACTGGTATTCTAATGGGATTACCGATCTTCGAAGCCGGTGATCAAATGCGTAATATTGACAAAAAAATAGCCGCGTGTTTGCCAGTGCAG GTGTCTATGAGCGATCAGTTGCCGAAAGTGGTCTGTGAGGAGTGCGCTTATAAATTGGACCAGTTGTTTGATTTTCGTGAGAAATGCTTACATACAGAAGGGATGTTTATGGAAATGTTAAAGGCAATTGCTAAAGAAGAAGTTGTTCGCATAACAAAGCATGACTTGGATGAAGTTGAAGAAATGAACAGAATTCAGAGGGACATAGATAGAATACAAAGTAATATGGATAACGTACAAAATCCTCAAGAGACAACAGAAACTACTATACACACGATGCAAGTTATGGATGAAATGGACTTAGCAGGTGGTGAACAAGTTGTTACGCAAGATCAAATAGGACAACAGGATGCCAGTATCGAGGTTACAGGTATCGACTGTTTAGATGGAGATACAGTCAGAATGGTCAACGAACACATACAAGAA GTTTCCAATCATCAAATAGCTGTACATCTAGAAGGAGATATGACTGTAGTCGGAAATTTAACAGTGAGCGATCATTTGGGTCAATTAGGAATAAATTATGTGACTTCAATAACTCCGGAAGATCAAAATAGAGGGCAAATAGTACATTATTGCGAAAATGTAAAATTCGAGTCTGTACCAATAAAGGAAGAATATCATAGATTGCAAGAAAGATTAAATGCGGAAGGATCTACAAATGTACTGGAAAATAAT ACATCGCACAGTGATTTTCCTCCAACTCGCTCAGAAGCTGATAGCGATATAGAAGAGGCACGTGTTGTGGAGACTGAAACTTCTATGCATACAACTACTCAAACAGAGACTTTAGCATCAACAAGTCAAGTAACAACTGGAAGCTCAGAAATATTAGTGGAATATACAAAAGACGCAAAAAATTCATTGTTAGAATCTACATTAAATAATCCAACGATCGATGAAACAGGTTCTCATTGGTATGTGTGTCCATTTTGTAACGAAGCTATTTTAGAGTCAAGTAATATGGTAACACATTTTGAGCAGTACTTTGTTTGCTGCTCGTGTGGTTTAAATTATACGAACATAGATGCGTTGAATGTACATAAAGAAACTTGTGATACACATAAAAGTAAAACACTCAGTAGTGAAGTACAAGACAAAGAATTAGAATTGTCACCATCTCAAAATGGTGTGAACACAAATGAAAAGAAGCAAGCGCCAGTAAGACAAAGATGGACACCAAAAGTTTGTACCCACTGTGGGAAACAGTATAGGACAAATTACAAATTGCAAGAGCATATGCGAAAACATACCGGTGAAAAGCCTTTTCAATGTGTGACTTGTGAAAAAGCATTTAGAAGTAAGATAGGGCTTGCGCAACACACAGCTACTCATACGGGACAATTTGATTACAATTGTTCTACATGTGGCAAAGGTTTCCAGTCAAAAAGCTATCTTGTTCTTCACCAAAGAGTACATTCAGACTTGAAGCCGTTTCCATGCAATACGTGTGGCCAACATTTCAAAACGAAACAATCTCTATTGGACCACCAAAACAGACATCTCGGTGTTAAACCGTATGTGTGTGAAATTTGTGGTAGAGGTTTCATAACTAAAGGACTTTGTAAAAGTCATCAAAAAATACATTCGGGTATGGATAACCGACAATATCCGTGTGTGGTATGCAATAAGATGTTCGTTAGTAAAAGTTATCTTAACACACATCTTCGCATTCATACTGGCGAGAAACCATACTTGTGTGAGGTTTGTGGAAAAGGATTTTTAACGCGAGTTGACCTCAAAATCCATTCGACAATGCATACCGGGGAAAAAAGCTTTAAATGTGATATGTGTGGAAAGGTGTTTGCTAGAAGGGCCGCATTACGATGTCACAGAAGATTGCACACGGGAGAACGACCCTACAGGTGCGATATCTGTGGCAAAACGTTTACACAGTTTACTCCGATGGCTATTCACAAGAGACTGCATACCGGAGAGCGACCGTACGAATGTGACGCGTGTGGTAAAACGTTTGTATCCAGATCAACCATGATGTGTCACAAGAAGAAACATCATGCCACTGTGCAAACTATGAAAAAAGAAGAACCAGTTCCTCGTCAGAATGAAGTGAAAAATGTGTTACCAGCTGAAATTGTGCTTCGAGATTCGCAAGAGGGAATTCAGATTACTGCTgattga